The genomic DNA CCAAAGTGCCGAGCCACGGCCCTCTGCCGGTGAGCGTACCGGGGGCGGTAGACGGCTGGTTCGCCCTCCATGGGCGCTACGGCGTCCTGCCGATGGATCAAGTCCTCGCGCCGGCGATCCAATACGCCCGCCAGGGCTTCCCGGTGAGCGAGCTGATCGCCTACTACTGGGGCCGCAGCGCCCGCTTCCTCTCCGACTACCCGGGCTTCGCGGAGACCTTCGCACCCGACGGCCGCGGCCCCGTCAAGGGCGAGATTTTCCAGAATCCGCGCCTCGCCAACACCTACGAAACCCTGGCGAAGGAAGGGCGGGATGCCTTCTACAAGGGCGACATCGCCCGCGCCATCGACCGCTACATGAAGGAAAACGACGGTTTCCTCTCCTATGAGGACCTGGCCACCCACACCTCCGAGTGGGTGGAGCCGGTGTCGACCTCCTACCGCGGCTACGACGTCTGGCAGCTACCGCCGAACGGCCAGGGCATCGCCATGCTGCAGATCTTGAACCTGCTGGAACCCTACGATCTCGCCGCCATGGGCTTCGGCAGCACCGACTACATCCACCTCTTCATCGAGGCCAAGAAGCTGGCCTTCGAAGACCGCGCCAAGTTCTACGCCGATCCGGACTTCCACGACATTCCGGTGGCCGCACTGATCTCCAAAGAGTACGCCGGCGAGCGCCGCAAGTTGATCGACTCGGAGCGCGCCGCCCGCCGCCTGGAGGCCGGCAACCCGGCCCTGGAGGAGGGCGACACCATCTACCTCACCACCGCCGACAAAAACGGCAACATGGTCTCTCTCATCCAGAGCAACTACCGCGGCATGGGCTCCGGCATGACGCCGGGGGACCTCGGTTTCGTGCTCCAGGATCGCGGCGAGCTGTTCACCTTCGAAGAAGGCCACTTCAACGTCTACGCCCCCGGCAAGCGGCCCTTCCACACCATCATCCCGGCCTTCGTCACCAAGGACGGCAAGCCCTTCATGAGCTTCGGGGTGATGGGCGGCGCCACCCAGCCGCAGGCCCAGGCCCAGGTGCTGATCAACATCCTCGACTTCGGCATGAACCTGCAGGAGGCCGGCGACGCCCCGCGGATCCTCCACTCGGGCTCCTCCCAGCCCACCGGCGAGCAGATGACCGACGGCGGCCGGGTGGCCCTGGAGACCGGTTTCGGTTGGGAGGTCGAGCGCGACCTCGCCCGGCGCGGCCATCGCCTAGTCAAGAGCGTCGGCCCCTTCGGCGGCTACCAGGCCATCCTGTGGGATGCCGCAAACAAGGTGTACTACGGCGCGTCGGAATCCAGGAAAGACGGCCAAGCGGCAGGGTATTGAGAGCCCGTCACTCCGGATCCAGGCCGCAGACGGTGTACCAGGGGCTGGCCGCGAAGCTGAAGCTGTAGCGGCCGGCGGCGGTGAGCAGCGGCATCACCCACGACGGCGCCGGCCGGTAGGGACCGGCGCCGTGGAAGGGTCCCAGCGCCCGAACCCGAGTGCCCCTAGATCGTTCGCCGGCATGCGCTGGGTAGCGAGTGGGAAGAAGGCCGAGTTGGAGACGTTGAGGGCCTGGTTGCCGTCCTCGTCGTAGGCGTGGACGTCCTGCTCGCGCAGCGGATACCACGAGGGAGGACCGCCGCAACCGAGCGGACCGGTTCCGCCCTCCGGCGCCGCCTTCGTATCGCGCCAGACGATCAGGTCGGTGCCGCCGCTGAACGGCCCACCGAACTGCACCAGCGGTGAGGCCAGATCGAAATACCCGGTCGCGTTCGGCGCTGCCGAGCAGACCGGCGGCAACGACCACGGTGGCGTGCCCCCGCCTTGGGTTTTCTTCAAGATCAGACTTCTGAGTTGATACATCCTCCGAGGCACTTGGCGTTTGGATTCTTCCGAGGGAGGCGGGTTCGGGCCGGTTGGTGGCCCCTCCCAGCCCGGACTCGTCTTCCTCCGGAGGTTTCAGCCACCTCAGCGGTTGGTAAAGAACCCCGCCTCCCGCTGCCAGTAAAAGGGTTCTACCGGCTTCGACTCCGGGTGGAGCTGCTCCAGGCTGCGGCCGTCGTACAGCCGACCATTCAAGATCACGTGCTCGACCTCGCTGCTGTTGCGCAGGTCTTCGAGCGGGTTGGCGGAGAGCACCACCACGTCCGCCAGCTTGTCCACTTCGAGGGATCCCACGTCGCTATCGAGCCCCAGGTACTGGGCGCCGGTCAAGGTGGCGGAACGCAGCGCTTCGTGTGGCGTCATGCCGCCCTGCTCCAGCATCCACAGTTCCCAGTGGGCCGCCAGCCCCTCGCGCTGGCCGTGGGCGCCGACGGTCACCCCCACCCCGTCGGCG from Acidobacteriota bacterium includes the following:
- the ggt gene encoding gamma-glutamyltransferase: MKRSAVVAVALVTALLPAATDAYDRVTGRSFASRSEVIAQHGMAATSQPLATQVALDILKQGGSAVDAAIAANAVLGLMEPTGCGIGGDLFAIVWDAEKEELTGLNGSGRSPLSLTLEEFERRGLTKVPSHGPLPVSVPGAVDGWFALHGRYGVLPMDQVLAPAIQYARQGFPVSELIAYYWGRSARFLSDYPGFAETFAPDGRGPVKGEIFQNPRLANTYETLAKEGRDAFYKGDIARAIDRYMKENDGFLSYEDLATHTSEWVEPVSTSYRGYDVWQLPPNGQGIAMLQILNLLEPYDLAAMGFGSTDYIHLFIEAKKLAFEDRAKFYADPDFHDIPVAALISKEYAGERRKLIDSERAARRLEAGNPALEEGDTIYLTTADKNGNMVSLIQSNYRGMGSGMTPGDLGFVLQDRGELFTFEEGHFNVYAPGKRPFHTIIPAFVTKDGKPFMSFGVMGGATQPQAQAQVLINILDFGMNLQEAGDAPRILHSGSSQPTGEQMTDGGRVALETGFGWEVERDLARRGHRLVKSVGPFGGYQAILWDAANKVYYGASESRKDGQAAGY